In Acidobacteriota bacterium, the following proteins share a genomic window:
- the nifS gene encoding cysteine desulfurase NifS: protein MTEMKVYLDNSATTPVAKEVIEAMLPYLAEDFGNAQSVHAFGQRAKSAVEQARREVAALINAQAAEIIFVSGGTEADNLAIRGIVEAHQDKGKHIITTRIEHPAVLATCEALAQRGFQVTYLPVSRDGLINLEDVRAAITDETILISVMHANNETGVIQPLEAIAAIVNQRRAQGHGHLHFHTDAVQAVGKITVDVAQLGVDLLSLSGHKLHAPKGVGALFIKKGVRLAKLFYGGHHERDKRPGTENVPGIVALGKACELARREFGERTARMRELRDYLEQRILNEIPDVQINGDREHRVPNICNLSFAGVDGESLLIALDLQGIAVSTGSACSSGSLEPSHVLTAMQLKREEVRGSLRFSLSAYTTREEIDYAVEALREITARLRAMLPSDEVEASRVSSQA, encoded by the coding sequence ATGACTGAAATGAAAGTTTATCTAGACAACAGCGCCACCACACCGGTCGCCAAAGAAGTGATTGAGGCGATGTTGCCCTATCTTGCGGAAGATTTCGGCAACGCGCAATCGGTTCACGCTTTCGGACAGCGCGCCAAATCTGCCGTTGAGCAGGCGCGTCGCGAAGTCGCTGCTTTAATCAACGCGCAAGCCGCTGAAATCATTTTTGTATCGGGCGGCACCGAAGCCGATAATCTCGCGATTCGCGGCATTGTCGAAGCGCATCAGGACAAAGGCAAGCATATCATCACCACACGAATTGAACATCCGGCGGTGCTTGCGACCTGTGAGGCTTTAGCGCAACGCGGATTTCAGGTCACGTATTTGCCGGTGTCGCGAGATGGATTGATTAACCTTGAAGACGTTCGGGCGGCAATCACTGATGAAACGATTTTAATTTCGGTGATGCATGCCAATAATGAAACCGGCGTCATTCAACCGCTGGAAGCGATTGCGGCAATCGTCAACCAACGCCGCGCGCAAGGACATGGGCATTTGCATTTTCATACGGACGCCGTACAAGCGGTTGGCAAAATCACCGTTGATGTCGCGCAACTCGGCGTTGATTTGCTTTCGCTTTCGGGACATAAACTTCACGCGCCGAAAGGCGTCGGGGCACTGTTTATTAAAAAAGGCGTGCGGCTCGCGAAACTGTTTTATGGCGGGCATCACGAACGCGATAAACGACCGGGAACCGAAAATGTGCCGGGGATCGTTGCGCTCGGCAAAGCCTGCGAACTCGCGCGGCGCGAATTCGGTGAACGCACAGCCCGAATGCGTGAACTGAGGGATTATCTTGAACAGCGCATCCTCAATGAAATTCCTGATGTGCAAATCAATGGCGACCGCGAACACCGTGTGCCGAATATTTGCAACTTGAGTTTCGCCGGCGTTGATGGTGAGAGTTTATTGATTGCGCTCGATTTGCAAGGCATAGCGGTGTCGACGGGTTCCGCCTGTTCATCGGGTTCTCTGGAGCCGAGTCACGTATTGACTGCGATGCAACTCAAGCGCGAAGAAGTACGCGGCAGTTTGCGATTCAGTTTAAGCGCCTACACGACTCGCGAAGAGATTGATTATGCGGTTGAGGCGTTGCGGGAAATCACTGCGCGGTTGCGCGCCATGTTGCCGTCGGATGAAGTCGAAGCATCAAGGGTTTCGTCACAAGCTTAG
- a CDS encoding iron-sulfur cluster assembly scaffold protein has product MYSQTVAEHIANPRNVGEIASPSGKGDVTNEACLDRILLTIKIEDTKIIDAKVKARGCPPTIAAASMLTQLIIGKSVIEAEDLTRNDLELALEFLPSTKKHCSLLAIDALRTAIENSQR; this is encoded by the coding sequence ATGTACAGTCAAACCGTAGCAGAACATATTGCCAATCCTCGCAACGTCGGCGAGATTGCGAGTCCTTCGGGCAAAGGCGACGTGACCAACGAAGCTTGTCTTGACCGCATATTGCTGACCATAAAAATCGAAGACACCAAAATCATTGATGCGAAAGTCAAAGCGCGCGGCTGTCCGCCTACGATTGCTGCCGCTTCAATGCTCACCCAACTCATCATCGGCAAATCAGTTATTGAAGCCGAAGACCTCACTCGTAACGACCTCGAATTGGCGCTTGAATTTTTGCCTTCCACCAAAAAACATTGTTCTCTGTTAGCGATTGACGCATTAAGAACCGCGATTGAAAACAGTCAGCGTTAA
- a CDS encoding zinc ribbon domain-containing protein, with the protein MNRYYDPAKTTPLTARGQDAEEAAVNFVPVETPKYKTQELVEAFAENIFGSIPDPQIVMRCSACGQEANGDELFCIMCGEFIEESEITASLAPTCGECGTTLSADDIFCLACGAAV; encoded by the coding sequence ATGAACAGATATTACGACCCCGCTAAAACGACGCCGCTTACCGCCAGAGGACAGGACGCCGAAGAAGCCGCAGTCAATTTTGTTCCCGTTGAAACACCCAAGTATAAAACTCAGGAATTGGTCGAAGCTTTTGCCGAAAATATTTTTGGCTCGATTCCTGACCCGCAAATCGTGATGCGATGTTCAGCCTGCGGGCAGGAAGCCAATGGCGATGAACTGTTTTGCATTATGTGCGGCGAGTTTATTGAAGAGTCGGAAATCACCGCGAGCCTTGCGCCTACCTGTGGCGAGTGCGGCACCACTTTGTCAGCCGATGATATTTTTTGTTTAGCTTGCGGCGCCGCGGTTTGA
- the thiL gene encoding thiamine-phosphate kinase: MANELEIIAAIRRRAAKQTERLSLGIGDDAAIIEQNGAKDLLACCDVSVENVHFRKLWMPPRLIGRKALAVTLSDIAAMGGTARFALVSIAIPASLLAADIDEVFAGIFDYADACDVAVIGGDTSSSPQGLFIDTIALGECRRGKAITRAGARPGDLLFVTGTLGAAELGWRFLERGERLQGDESVPSDKAVDKLIQSAIRKHLIPQPQLEFGKRLGEGELATAMIDVSDGLSTDLHHLLEESQCGAVIDAKLAPVADSVSTLAFKEFHIEPLIIVLRSGEEYELLFTVKPENREKVFALASELNIQVTAIGEITEGNELKLARDGKVEIIQPSGYEHKM; encoded by the coding sequence ATGGCTAACGAGTTGGAAATCATTGCCGCAATCCGGCGTCGCGCAGCAAAACAAACCGAGCGTCTCAGTTTAGGCATCGGTGATGATGCGGCAATCATTGAACAAAATGGCGCAAAGGATTTGCTTGCTTGTTGTGATGTGAGCGTCGAGAATGTGCATTTTCGCAAGTTGTGGATGCCGCCGCGACTCATCGGCAGAAAAGCCTTGGCTGTAACCCTGAGCGATATTGCGGCGATGGGCGGCACGGCGCGATTTGCGCTTGTGAGCATTGCCATCCCTGCTTCCCTTCTCGCCGCGGATATTGATGAAGTCTTTGCGGGAATTTTTGATTATGCGGATGCCTGCGATGTTGCGGTCATCGGCGGCGACACCTCAAGTTCGCCTCAAGGATTGTTTATCGACACGATTGCGCTTGGCGAATGCCGTCGCGGCAAAGCTATCACGCGCGCAGGCGCACGGCCAGGTGATTTGCTTTTTGTGACCGGAACATTGGGCGCGGCTGAACTCGGTTGGCGATTTTTAGAACGCGGCGAACGGTTGCAAGGTGATGAGTCTGTGCCTTCGGATAAAGCAGTTGATAAGTTAATTCAAAGCGCCATTCGTAAACATTTAATTCCTCAGCCGCAACTCGAATTCGGCAAACGGCTCGGCGAAGGCGAACTCGCAACCGCGATGATTGATGTGAGCGACGGACTCAGTACCGATTTACACCACCTGCTTGAAGAAAGCCAGTGCGGCGCAGTGATTGACGCCAAACTGGCTCCGGTAGCCGATTCCGTGTCAACGCTTGCCTTCAAGGAATTTCACATTGAACCCTTAATCATAGTCTTGCGAAGCGGCGAAGAATACGAATTGTTATTCACCGTCAAACCGGAAAACCGTGAAAAAGTTTTCGCGCTTGCCAGTGAATTAAACATTCAAGTAACCGCGATTGGCGAAATCACCGAAGGTAATGAATTAAAACTCGCGCGCGATGGCAAAGTTGAAATCATCCAACCGTCAGGTTATGAGCATAAAATGTGA
- a CDS encoding ElyC/SanA/YdcF family protein — translation MVAAANAWVLKSANGRVFTDATALPENDVALVLGAGRTMNNGSINQHFKARTEAAAYLYRIGKVKHLLLSGDNHKEGYDEPTDMKAALLKLGVPESAMTLDYAGFRTLDSVVRAKAVFGLSRLTIITDDFHVQRAIFLSNHYDIDAVAYCSQKVPLGLSANVRLREIGVRVKAAMDVYLLNTKPKFLGEKIEIKL, via the coding sequence ATGGTTGCAGCCGCCAATGCCTGGGTATTGAAAAGCGCAAACGGGCGGGTATTCACGGACGCAACCGCTTTGCCTGAAAATGACGTCGCTCTGGTTTTAGGGGCTGGACGCACGATGAATAACGGCTCAATCAATCAGCATTTCAAAGCGCGCACCGAAGCAGCAGCTTATCTTTATCGCATCGGCAAGGTGAAGCATCTTTTGTTAAGCGGCGATAACCACAAAGAAGGTTATGATGAGCCAACCGATATGAAAGCGGCATTATTGAAATTGGGTGTGCCCGAATCGGCAATGACTTTGGATTACGCAGGGTTTAGAACCCTCGATTCAGTGGTTCGCGCCAAAGCAGTTTTCGGGTTGAGCAGGTTGACCATCATCACGGATGATTTTCATGTTCAACGCGCGATATTTTTAAGCAACCATTATGATATTGATGCGGTAGCTTATTGTTCACAAAAAGTTCCATTGGGGCTTTCGGCAAATGTGAGATTGCGGGAAATCGGAGTGCGTGTAAAAGCCGCGATGGATGTTTATCTTTTGAATACCAAGCCAAAATTTTTAGGCGAGAAAATTGAGATAAAACTCTAA